In one Bos mutus isolate GX-2022 chromosome 19, NWIPB_WYAK_1.1, whole genome shotgun sequence genomic region, the following are encoded:
- the CYGB gene encoding cytoglobin isoform X2 — protein sequence MEKVPGEMEIERRERSEELSEAERKAVQATWARLYANCEDVGVAILVRFFVNFPSAKQYFSQFKHMEEPLEMERSPQLRKHACRVMGALNTVVENLHDPEKVSSVLSLVGKAHALKHKVEPVYFKILSGVILEVIAEEFANDFPPETQRAWAKLRGLIYSHVTAAYKEVGWVQQVPNATTPPATLPSSGP from the exons ATGGAGAAAGTGCCGGGCGAGATGGAGATTGAGCGCAGGGAGCGGAGCGAGGAGCTGTCCGAGGCGGAGAGGAAGGCGGTGCAGGCGACGTGGGCCCGGCTCTATGCCAACTGCGAGGACGTGGGGGTGGCCATCCTGGTGAG GTTCTTTGTGAACTTCCCGTCGGCCAAGCAGTACTTCAGCCAGTTCAAGCACATGGAGGAGCCCCTGGAAATGGAGCGGAGCCCACAGCTGCGGAAGCATGCCTGCCGGGTCATGGGGGCCCTCAACACGGTGGTGGAGAACCTGCATGACCCCGAGAAGGTGTCCTCTGTGCTCTCCCTGGTGGGCAAAGCCCACGCCCTCAAGCACAAGGTGGAGCCCGTGTACTTCAAG ATCCTCTCTGGAGTCATCCTGGAGGTGATCGCTGAGGAATTTGCCAACGACTTTCCCCCCGAGACGCAGAGAGCCTGGGCCAAGCTTCGCGGCCTCATCTACAGCCACGTGACCGCTGCCTACAAGGAAGTGGGCTGGGTACAGCAGGTCCCCAACGCCACCAC
- the PRCD gene encoding photoreceptor disk component PRCD → MCTTLFLLSTLAMLWRRRFANRVQPEPNGVDGAVSGSSLETDLQSSGREKEPLK, encoded by the exons ATGTGCACCACCCTCTTCCTGCTCAGCACCTTGGCCATGCTCTGGCGCCGCCGATTTGCCAACCGGGTCCAACC AGAGCCCAATGGAGTCGATGGGGCAGTTTCGGGCAGCAGCTTGGAAACAGACCTCCAGTCGTCAGGCAG GGAGAAAGAGCCTCTGAAGTAA